In Streptomyces sp. NBC_01231, the sequence CACCGGGCCGCCTATCTTCTGTACGAACACCGGGAACTGCTCGCCAAGCGGGCCGTCCTGATCGTCGGCCCCAACCCCGCCTTCCTCGGCTACATCGGCGAGGTGCTGCCCTCCCTGGGCGAGACCGGTGTCCTGCTGGCCACGGTCGGTGAGCTGTACCCCGGAGTGAAGGCGACGGCGACCGACACCCCCGAAGCGGCCGCCGTGAAGGGCCGCGCCGACATGGCCGACGTCCTCGCCGCCGTCGTACGCGACCGGCAGGCGCTGCCCGACCCGGTGATCGCGATCGAGCACGACCGCGAGATCCTGATGCTCGACGACGATCTGGTGAACATGGCCCGCGAGCGCACCCGGGCCACGGGGCTCCAGCACAACGCGGCGCGCGAGACCTTCGAGGGCCACATCCTCAACACGCTCACCGACATGGTCGCCGAGCGGATCGGCACGGACCCGTACGACGGATCCAACCTGCTCGACCCGAGCGACATCACCCAGATCCGTGACGAACTCGCCGAGAACCCCGAAGTCTGGTCGGCGATCGGCCAGTTGTGGCCGAGGGTGACCCCGCGACGCCTGGTCGCGGACTTCCTCGCCGCACCAGAGGGGTACCTGGGCGACGAGGACGCGGCCGCCGTCCGCCGCCCGGTGACCCGGGTGTGGACCGTCTCGGACGTACCGCTGCTCGACGAGGCGGCCGAGCTGCTGGGCGAGGACGACCGGGTGGCGCGGGCGCGCGCGGAGCGGGAGCGGGAGACGCAGATCGCGTACGCACAGGGCGTGCTGGACGTCTCGTACGCGTCCCGGACCTACGAGTTCGAGGACAAGGACGAGGAGGACTCCGAGGTCCTGTCCGCGCACGACATCATCGACGCCGAACGGTTCGCCGAACGGCACGAGGAGGACGACCACCGCAGCGCCGCCGAGCGCGCGGCGGCCGACCGCACCTGGGCGTTCGGGCACATCATCGTCGACGAGGCGCAGGAACTGTCGCCGATGGCCTGGCGGTTGTTGATGCGGCGCAGCCCGACCCGTTCGATGACCCTGGTCGGCGACCCGGCGCAGACCGCGGAGGCGGCGGGCGTCGGCTCCTGGGCGGGGATCCTCGAACCGTACGTCGAGGACCGCTGGGAGCACACCCGCCTCCGGGTCAACTACCGCACCCCGGCCGAGATCATGGACGTGGCGGCGGCCGTGGTGCGCGCGGAGCACCCCGGCTTCGAACCCCCGAGTTCGGTCCGGTCGACGGGGGTACGACCCTGGGTGCGCGCCACCGACGACCTGCCCGGCGCCGTGGCGAAGGCGGTGGCGGAACTGACCCCCGCCGAGGGCCGGCTCGCCGTCATCGCGCCCCGCGACCTGCACCGCGCGCTGGCCGCCCGGCTGGACGGAGTGACGGCGGGCACGGAGCCCGACCTGACGCACACCGTCGTCCTCCTCGACCCCCGCCAGTCCAAGGGCCTGGAGTTCGACTCGGTGCTGGTGGTCGAGCCGACGCGGTACGGCACGAGCGACCTCTATGTCGCGCTGACCCGGGCGACCCAGCGGCTCGGGGTGCTGCACGCCGAAAAACTCCCGGCAACGCTGGCCGAGGCGTTCGCGGGCGCGGCGGAGGCGGGCGGCTAAGGGCCTGCCGTGCCGCCTGCCGTGCCGTCTGCCCGCGCCGTCCCAGGGAACCGAGCGCCCCGGGACGGCGCGGCAGCCTACGCCGGACGTAGCCAGACCGTCGCCAGCGGCGGAAGCGACACGCGGATGCTGGCCGCGCGGCCGTGCCATGCCGTCGCCTCCGGCTTCACCGCGTCGGGGTTGGTGACGTCGCCGCCGCCGTACCGCCCCGCGTCGGTGTTCAGGGCCTCGTACCAGGCGGGGACGTCGTCGGGGACGCCCAGGCGGTAGTCGTGGCGGACGACCGGCGCGAAGTTGGACACCGCCAGCAGCGGGGCGCCGTCCGCGTCGTGGCGGAGGAAGGCGAAGACGTTGTCCTCGGCGGCGTCCCCCACGACCCACTGGAATCCGGACGGGTCGGTGTCGCGCTCCCACAGCGCCGGGGTGTGCAGGTAGACGGTGTTGAGGTCGCGGACCAGGTCGCGCACGCCGCGGTGGTCGGCCTCCGCCCCGTACGCCGGGTCCAGCAGCCACCAGTCCGGGCCGCGCGCCTCGGACCACTCCGCGCCCTGTGCGAACTCCTGGCCCATGAAGAGGAGCTGCTTGCCGGGGTGGGCCCACATGAAGCCCAGATAGGCGCGGAGGGTGGCGCGCTGCTGCCACCAGTCGCCCGGCATCTTCGACACCAGCGAGCCCTTGCCGTGGACGACCTCGTCGTGCGAGATCGGCAGCACGTAGTTCTCGCTGTAGGCGTACACCATCGAGAACGTCATCTCACCGTGGTGGTACTTGCGGTGCACCGGCTCATGACTCACGTAGTCGAGCGAGTCGTGCATCCAGCCCATGTTCCACTTCAGTCCGAAACCGAGGCCCCCGAAGCCGCCCGGGCCCAGGTGGTGGGTGGCGCGGGTGACGCCGTCCCAGGCCGTGGACTCCTCCGCGACCGTCACCACGCCCGGCACCCGCCGGTACACGGTCGCGTTCATCTCCTGGAGGAACGCCACCGCGTCCAGGTTCTCCCGGCCGCCGTGCTCGTTCGGCGTCCACTGGCCGGGCTCGCGCGAGTAGTCGAGGTAGAGCATCGAGGCGACCGCGTCCACGCGCAGGCCGTCGATGTGGAACTCCTCGCACCAGTACACGGCGTTGGCGACCAGGAAGTTGCGCACCTCGCGGCGGCCGTAGTCGAACTCCAGCGTGCCCCAGTCGGGGTGCGCGGACCGCAGGGGATCCTCGTGCTCGTACAGCGGACGCCCGTCGAACTCCGCCAACGCCCACTCGTCGCGCGGGAAGTGCGCCGGCACCCAGTCCATCAGCACGCCGATCCCGGCCTGGTGCAGCGCGTCGACCAGGAACTTGAAGTCGTCGGGGGTGCCGAGCCGGGCGGTGGGGGCGTAGAAGCCGGTGACCTGGTAGCCCCAGGACCCACCGAAGGGATGCTCGGCGACCGGCATCAGCTCCACATGGGTGAAGCCCAGGTCCTTGACGTACGCCGGCAGCTGCTCCGCGAGCTGACGGTACGTCAGTCCAGGTCGCCAGGACGCGAGATGGATCTCGTAGACCGAGAAGGGCGCCTCGTGCGCGGGGGCGTCCGCGCGGCGCTCCAGCCACTCCTCGTCACTCCACTCGTAGTGCGACGAGGTCACGATGGACGACGTGCTGGGCGGGACCTCGGTACGGCGGGCCATCGGATCGGCGCGCAGCGTCTTCGAACCGTCGGGCCGGGTGATCTCGAACTTGTACAGCTCGCCCTCGCCGATCCCGGGCACGAACAGCTCCCAGACACCGGTGCCGCCGAGCGAGCGCATCGGGAACGCGGAGGCGTCCCAGAAGTTGAAGGTGCCGGCCACCCGCACGCCCCGCGCGTTCGGCGCCCACACCGTGAACCGGGTCCCCGCCACACCGCCATGGATCATCGGGTGCGCCCCGAGCGCCCGCCACAGCTCCTCGTGCCGGCCCTCGCCGATCAGATGCAGGTCCAGATCGCCGAGCGCGGGCAGGAAG encodes:
- a CDS encoding AAA family ATPase, whose product is MKREQEFIDELYARVDALRGDTEVSVTDALAQGNTPMQVRLERDILVAERSGLLAALNAVDGSLCFGRIDLSSGVTHHIGRIGLRTDDAEHTPILIDWRADVARPFYLATGHTPMGIGRRRHITTEGRTVTHLHDEILDLGDATRTGHEDPTGDAVLLAALNSARTGRMSDIVQTIQAEQDEIIRAPHRGVRVVEGGPGTGKTAVALHRAAYLLYEHRELLAKRAVLIVGPNPAFLGYIGEVLPSLGETGVLLATVGELYPGVKATATDTPEAAAVKGRADMADVLAAVVRDRQALPDPVIAIEHDREILMLDDDLVNMARERTRATGLQHNAARETFEGHILNTLTDMVAERIGTDPYDGSNLLDPSDITQIRDELAENPEVWSAIGQLWPRVTPRRLVADFLAAPEGYLGDEDAAAVRRPVTRVWTVSDVPLLDEAAELLGEDDRVARARAERERETQIAYAQGVLDVSYASRTYEFEDKDEEDSEVLSAHDIIDAERFAERHEEDDHRSAAERAAADRTWAFGHIIVDEAQELSPMAWRLLMRRSPTRSMTLVGDPAQTAEAAGVGSWAGILEPYVEDRWEHTRLRVNYRTPAEIMDVAAAVVRAEHPGFEPPSSVRSTGVRPWVRATDDLPGAVAKAVAELTPAEGRLAVIAPRDLHRALAARLDGVTAGTEPDLTHTVVLLDPRQSKGLEFDSVLVVEPTRYGTSDLYVALTRATQRLGVLHAEKLPATLAEAFAGAAEAGG
- the glgB gene encoding 1,4-alpha-glucan branching enzyme — its product is MTPRPPSSGSDPKKTAAKARKKTESTTANTTANTTGKKPGKKPEKKSVQKSVKKAAEKTVAGENVVKKAVTKKAVANKAVIKKAVTKKATAKTTAPAAKKTAAKKAAVKKSTTKKTSAAKKVTAETVAARTVTATEPAASPQVPAGDRERLLSGTHHAPHEVLGAHPVPGGIAFRVFRPYARSVTVVAGDLRADLHDDGDGFFSGLLPLRDVPAYRLLVAYEGAAQDTEDAYRFLPALGDLDLHLIGEGRHEELWRALGAHPMIHGGVAGTRFTVWAPNARGVRVAGTFNFWDASAFPMRSLGGTGVWELFVPGIGEGELYKFEITRPDGSKTLRADPMARRTEVPPSTSSIVTSSHYEWSDEEWLERRADAPAHEAPFSVYEIHLASWRPGLTYRQLAEQLPAYVKDLGFTHVELMPVAEHPFGGSWGYQVTGFYAPTARLGTPDDFKFLVDALHQAGIGVLMDWVPAHFPRDEWALAEFDGRPLYEHEDPLRSAHPDWGTLEFDYGRREVRNFLVANAVYWCEEFHIDGLRVDAVASMLYLDYSREPGQWTPNEHGGRENLDAVAFLQEMNATVYRRVPGVVTVAEESTAWDGVTRATHHLGPGGFGGLGFGLKWNMGWMHDSLDYVSHEPVHRKYHHGEMTFSMVYAYSENYVLPISHDEVVHGKGSLVSKMPGDWWQQRATLRAYLGFMWAHPGKQLLFMGQEFAQGAEWSEARGPDWWLLDPAYGAEADHRGVRDLVRDLNTVYLHTPALWERDTDPSGFQWVVGDAAEDNVFAFLRHDADGAPLLAVSNFAPVVRHDYRLGVPDDVPAWYEALNTDAGRYGGGDVTNPDAVKPEATAWHGRAASIRVSLPPLATVWLRPA